The Zea mays cultivar B73 chromosome 7, Zm-B73-REFERENCE-NAM-5.0, whole genome shotgun sequence DNA segment TCAAAGCTAGCATCATCAACACTATTAGGAGCTTGGCCAACAACATTTGTGGGGTCTCTATCTCACTATCATTAATATGATTAGGATTTTCTGTATCTTCTGCAGTATCTTGATCAAATATCTTAGCATTGTGAGAAAAAAACTTGTGGTTCTTTAATGATAAATCTCTCCATAGCCCCTTTCTGAGATTGAGTTAATTCCTCCACTCTTTGCTTTTTAACGCTTTTGATGCCTAGACTCAAATTTTATAATCCAATTTGAAGAAGACATAGTTTTCTAGATGGTACAATTGGACAATAGTCAATTAatttatctctactaactattaaaagAGTAGTGTATACCACATCCATGCCCCCGCCTCTCCCCTCCCCACTGCGGCTTCTGAGACAGTAACTACCGCCTTCCGCATCAACAGCACGACACGCCCCCACGTGCACGCTTCGCGCAGCCCTGGCCAACCAACCATCCGCCTCCCCTCAGCACTTCTTCCTCCTTCATCCGTCGACTTCGATCTAGGCACCGCCGCCCGAGTGCCCAGACCCCAGATCGCGCTCTATCCCCCTCCCCACTTCTTCCTCCCACAACCACCGGCAAACGCTGCACGAGGTCCTATTCTTCCCCTTCGTGTTGCTGTTTTGCTCATCTCCCCCTCTTCTCTCCCTGTGCCAGTGCCGCTGCTCGCGAGAGGAGAGCCTTGAGCTCTAATCGAGGCGATGAGATGTGTGGCGGAGGGGCTGGTTGAGGGGAAACCAGTTTTGGAGGGTGCGTCAGGTGGGCGGCAGGAGGGATAAATCTGAACCCACCTCCATGGTTGGGGCAAGATCCAGAAGAAGAGCCACGTCGCTGCGGGGGGCGAGGAGGGGCGGTCGACCGTAGCGTGGGATCCCGTTCGAGATGTCCAAGGGGCAGCACATCCTCCTCGTCCGCCTCCATTGTTCCGGTCTTCCACCCCAAGAACTCCTCCTCCTCCTGCCTCATGGGCCGCCGCAACCCCTCCTCCCTATAGATCCACTCCGCCGCGAACATCGCCACCAAGTGCCGCCACCCCCTGCTCCCCGGCACCGCCAACTACCCCTTCGCCAACAACGTCTGCCCGCCCTACGACGTCGTGTACGACTCCACCGTCGGTCTGCTCATCGCGACACCCAACTCGCGCCATCTCGGACTTCGTCCTCGGATGCAGCCTCGTGTCCGTGCACCAGCCACCGTTGGGCCTCGCGGGCTTCGGCCGTGGCATGCCGTCCGTACCTGCGTAGCTCGGCGTCCCAAAGTTTTCCTACCGCCTCATGTCCGCCGCTTCAACGACAACACCGCCATGAGCGGCTCTCTCGTCCTCGGTGGCACCGAAGGCGGCGAGGGCATGCAGTATGTGCCCTTGGTGAAGAGCGCAACGGGTGACAAGCTATCGTACGACATGTACTACTACCTGGCGTTGAGGGGCGTGACGGTGGGCGAGAAGGCGGTGTGGCTCTCGGTGCGGGCGTTCACGGCCAACGCAGCAGGGTCCGAAGGCGCCGTCGTGGACTCCGGCACCACGTTCACGTACCTGGACCCGACCGTGTTCCAGCCTGTGGCGGACGCGGTGGTGACGGTGGTGGGCAGGCGGTACAAACGGGCCAAGGACACGGAGGTCGGGCTGGGGCTGCACCCCTACTTCGTGTTGCCGCAGGTCGCCAGGTAGTAATCACCGACTTTGGATGCTCCGGGGCTAGAAATGAGGGATACGACCCGACCATCATCCTTGGTAGCTTCTAGCAGTAGAACTACCTCGTGGAGTATGACCTGGAGAAGGAGAGGCTAGGCCCTGGGGTTCTGCTGGCAGACATGCATGTCGTCGTCGGCAACAGGGATCGGAGTGGAGGCTACTAATTACTCCAGAGTACAGTCCACGTAACACTGTAGCAGCAAAGGTCATTCCAAAGCTGgttatttgctcttttattaGTTCTCGTGCTTTGCGGATTGTACTGGTAATAAAAACCTAACCAATCGCATCCTCGAGGCGGTGCTACATGGTTGGTATGTATGATGTGCTGGTATTTCATCCCATTTTTATTGAATAACTGTTTTTATTTACCAGTAGAAAATAAATTATTGCTTATATATGGCTCTCACGTCTGAACTCATTCGGTAGGTCATCAAAGGATTGAAGCCAACAGAGCGTTGTATGCTCCTAAAGTTTGTGGCGAGGTTTTGGTCTTAGTAGTATTTGCTTTCAGTTTATAGATGATCTATGTACCACACTTAAAAGCTGGCGTGGTAGTCGTTTGTTGTTAGCTAATTCCACTACCACACATGAAATTTCTAAGGTTTTAAAATCAACTCAGATTTAGGCAATAAAGAAAAGATTATCGGGTTGGTTTTGTATAGTTGAGCATCACGATATATTTTGTTCGGCTGGTCTTAAAAGGTGCAGAAGATGCAGTCAGGTTGGTTGCTGCTTTACTTGTTCCTTGTAGTTGCTGCTGTAGCACATCCTGTGAATAAATGATTGTCTATTTTATTAGAGTAGTACTTCTTTTTTACGGGTGTATTGCAAAATTTAAGGTataaaaacctttttataaaaatGGCAATACCAATTTCAAATATATCTATTTGCACAAATGTACATCCAGCACATCCTTCACAAGTAGCATGTATGTATGGATCTTCTTTGCTTTTCTAATTTGTTACCACCTGATTTTAAGTGTAGGACTGCACTATcccaattaaacaaggtttatttATGTGATATATAGGATCCGTAACAACGTACGAGCACCTAAATATTATTTATAAAAATCATATCTCTACTCCTATTAAGAGGCAAAGGAGGGCGTGCACAGGGGCCAAGGCCACGCCCTTCCCCCGGTGCCCCCTCGCCCTTGTTCTCCCAATTGTCGTCCCCGCCCGCTCGTTGCCCCAAAAACCTCGCTGTCGCCCCCCACGAACTCCGTGCCGATAGTTCCGCCCATTCGGGTCGCTCGTCGTTCCATTCCGTCCCCGCCCCCATTCTTCTTGTATACGGCTGATTGCGACCCTCGCCCTCGCCTCCCCACACCACCAAAACTGACCCCCTCCCCCCGCAGCCCGTGCTGCCTCGGGGACGCCGTCGGCGGCGATGCGGCAGGAGCATGCTTGCCCGCTCCACAGGTTCCTCTCGGTGTGTGGCGGGTCTGGCCCACCTCATTGGCTCCTGGTGCCGCGGTCTCCTCTGGGGACGACTCTAAGGGCTGCGACGACCTACTCTGGTGGCACGACCTCATGCGCTGCCATGTCGGCAACGTCTCCGTCACCGTAGCCTAGGCCACCTGGTGTTCGAGGACCTTTTCTCGTAACAGTATAAAACACATTCGTATATAAGCTGCtgtgatattatatgttcccgttgcaacgcacagacACTCACCTAGTTAATACataaaaaataaaataagtaGAGGAGGAGCCCAACCAGCCTAGCACGTACAGGTTCAGAATAGAAAACAAATAAACAATCCAACATCATATTGAGGGAGCTCGTTCATGTCTCCATGAACAAATAAAAATGCTAATATGCTACGGAATTGATAGGCGCTAGATTAGAATAGAATGCTGTGTGCGGTCTGCAGTTTACTACAAAATCAAAACGTAcctcaaaagggaaaacaatggATTGGTCCGTTGATTGCTGATTGGGCTGTCGTCGGCGGATGAATCATGTCAAGTACAAGTCAAACTGTGGCAGAAATCAGGATCAAGGAATGGAGGCACACGCCCGACGTCTCAGGCAGGAGCAGCGACGGCGTACGGATCGCGACTGCCTACGGGATGAAGTCTCTAGGGTTTTTCCTAGATGGGCATTATATAATTTAATTGATAGATATGCCTCATACGTTAACCAAATAACGCAGCACAAGCAGGCTATCGTGGCGCAAATATATTGTATTATATCGGCCAGCCAAAGATTGCGGTAGCAACTTATAAACCTTCCTGCTACAGAGGAAGCCGTCAGCTCATGTAATCAGCTCTTGGTATTGTCAACTTGTGTCGAATTTTTGCGCGCGCGGATGGGACGGGGTGAAAAGGGCACGACTAGCAGGTTAGTATGGCGATGGACGATCAAGATTGAACAACCGCGATGAACGATCCAGATTGAACGAAGACAGAACAGCAGACTACCCTTACCGGCTTAATAAGTATTAGAGATTATTTGACTATTTGCCCTCGGCCATCATCAATAAACCCCTTTTCTCCTATCCCTgcactccccccccccccccccccctgctgCCCCGCGCCGAAGCAGGTGTGGCGGCGCTGCGAGCCTGCAACCATCTCCGCAGACTCCGCTGCGACTCATCTGGGCTACGACCCACGTCAAGGTACATCTATTCCCGCCGGCCGTCGTCGCCTACCTAACCCTTGTCCCTCGCCGCCGACTCCCAAACCTCACACTCGACCAGCGCGCCGCCTCCCGGGTGATTGCTTGATACTATTGTTCTTGTACAGCTTAACATGTCCTTTTCGTGGATTGGCTGCAGGCTGCTAGTTGCGTTCGTTGGAGTTGCGGCTTCCGCGAATCCCCCAATCCATCCCAGTCATGGCGTTCTGGGGTGAGCGTCCTTGCCATGTTTAGTTTGTTTCATCTGTTATCTGCTTGGCACGCGATGAATTGTCCGATTGATGGATGCAGGGGTGGAAGTGAAGCCCGGGAAGCCCTACACCCACATCCATCACGCTGACCATGGCCGCCTCCGCATTTGCCAGGTTGGGCTTTTTTTCCTTCAAACTTGTCATTTGTCCAATCAGTGACAGAGCTTGCATGTAAATCCAGCAGGAGTTCAACAATGAACTACGATTGATAGATTGAGTATTTACAAAGGTTAGCTAGTTGATGATGTGTACATCTAGTGGAGTTTGCCTCACTGAAGCACTGCCCCTATGTCCAACTAACGTGTGACTTTTGCCCTTTGTAGTTTCCTACTCCTATGCTTTGGTTTTGTTGGCATGGGTATATGTTCTGTTTGATTTCTATCTATCATGTTTCATAACAGAGAAGGTCTTGAAATCAGGATGGTATATTCTATGAGTGTAATTGCTTTTGATTGTCTTCTGATGCAGAAATGTTTTCCAGTCAGCCTATTTGGTTACATGACCTTGCTACATTAAAATCAATAAAAAAAATATGGTTATACTGCATTAAACGAAGCTTGTTTGAACTAAACATTAAGATCGATATAAAATTTAGATTTACACTGCACTAAATGGAGCTGAATGCCTTGTTAGTTCCTTTTCATTTGGTTACTATATGATACTTCAGTTAACTATTCCTATCTTGCCGCTGGAATTGAATGAATGTACTTGGGAGGGATCAAAACTTCAATTCTAAGCACCACCCTTTTTAACAGTATCGAATGTGTCTGTAACTAAATCTTTTAATTTTTATAGGCTACACTGGGCAACTGTGATGCTGCTGCAAGGACGGTGCTGCAATGCAATGTTGGCAACAAGATTCCCATCAAACTTTGTAGTCTAAATCCGAAATTGGCCGAGACATGCCATCTAGAGGTTGAGTTTGAGGAGGTTGATGATGTTATCTTCTCAGTAATTGGTCATAGTTCGATACATCTCTCTGGATACTATGTCTGTGCAAGCAACAGGTCTAATGTGGGGGATGATGAATCGTATCCATTTCAATAGTGTAATGTCTTTGTTTCAATTATGTAACTTTCAGACTGTGAAGTCATCCTTAACATGTAACTAGAGAATCTTATGGGGAAGATATTGGGCACTCCAGCACCGATGAGGAGCATGATACCAGTGAGGACAGCTATGAATCTGACTTCATTGATGATCGTGAAGTTCCATTATCTGAGAAGTATGGGTCTGGTTCTATAGATGACAGTGATGATGAGTGCACCCAACGATGCCACAGACAAAAAGGTAAAAGGTTGATCCATGTAACTGGTTTTACTATTTGATATTTGTCTGGACCTGATCCTACATATCTTGAACCATATGTACCTGCATTGAACCAGAATATTGTACTGTTGGACAATCACTTAGATAGCTTCTGACTTTGATGTGAATTTAACATTGCCTTTGTTGTTATATTCTTACTATTACCATTATACTTAATTTCTTTCTTTATGTGTGCTTATCTGTCTAAGCAGTTTTCTTAAAGGGGTGATACTAGAGTGTCCTATGGTGGTACACATGCACCAGGGAGAAGGGAAAAAATCAATATCAACTAGCTCATTTTAACCATACAATGTTTTAGATATTTACTATCCATGCACAAGAATAGCTTATGCCTAGTTTCGCCCCTGCTTGCATGTTTATTTACATATAGCCATTGTACATTTCCATACGTTTAATACAGATACCTGCCTACAGTTCTATATTCATGTTCTCTAACAAATTTCCAATTTTGTGTAATTAGCTGAAAAAACGACTCAAAATGCTGAAAGACGGCGGCGCTTGAAGAAGCACCAAGTAGGTAGCACTGATTACGATGATGATGATACTCCAGTCATGAAACATGTTGCGAAGCGCTGTGCTCCTAAAATATCTGATAGTGGTGATGATGACACTCCTGTCACAAAACCTGTTGTCAAACGTAGAGCTTCAATATTTGATAGTGACAGTGATGAAGATGATAATGTACCTATTTCTCTTGCATTGGGTAAGAAAGACAATGCTAAGGTTGCTGAGGAAACTGAACATCAAAATGGACAGGCAAATGGCATCACCAAAAAAAGGATTATTGATGTCAAGAAAAGAAAACAGTCTTCCATCAGCGAGGATCCTGCATCGTCAATGTATACCCTTGGTTCCTACTTAGGATTATGTATTTCACATATCTACGATCCACTGATCTATAACTAATAACATCTCATGATCAGGGATATGAC contains these protein-coding regions:
- the LOC100193972 gene encoding peptidyl-prolyl cis-trans isomerase FKBP43-like; translated protein: MAFWGVEVKPGKPYTHIHHADHGRLRICQATLGNCDAAARTVLQCNVGNKIPIKLCSLNPKLAETCHLEVEFEEVDDVIFSVIGHSSIHLSGYYVCASNRSNVGDDESESYGEDIGHSSTDEEHDTSEDSYESDFIDDREVPLSEKYGSGSIDDSDDECTQRCHRQKAEKTTQNAERRRRLKKHQVGSTDYDDDDTPVMKHVAKRCAPKISDSGDDDTPVTKPVVKRRASIFDSDSDEDDNVPISLALGKKDNAKVAEETEHQNGQANGITKKRIIDVKKRKQSSISEDPASSMDMTDANAPSVSKQVDEIKKKSKKKMRNQSGENNEKQSNIRTLDDGLVVEYLSMGNNDAKVASDGCKVYIKYVGMLKDGKIVESNVSEKPYKFKLGAGKVIRGWDVGIHGMRVGEKRKLTVPPSMLSGGKSVGEVPENSSVIYEIELVKVK